Proteins encoded by one window of Drosophila melanogaster chromosome X:
- the Yp2 gene encoding yolk protein 2, isoform B — MNPLRTLCVMACLLAVAMGNPQSGNRSGRRSNSLDNVEQPSNWVNPREVEELPNLKEVTLKKLQEMSLEEGATLLDKLYHLSQFNHVFKPDYTPEPSQIRGYIVGERGQKIEFNLNTLVEKVKRQQKFGDDEVTIFIQGLPETNTQVQKATRKLVQAYQQRYNLQPYETTDYSNEEQSQRSSSEEQQTQRRKQNGEQDDTKTGDLIVIQLGNAIEDFEQYATLNIERLGEIIGNRLVELTNTVNVPQEIIHLIGSGPAAHVAGVAGRQFTRQTGHKLRRITALDPTKIYGKPEERLTGLARGDADFVDAIHTSAYGMGTSQRLANVDFFPNGPSTGVPGADNVVEATMRATRYFAESVRPGNERNFPSVAASSYQEYKQNKGYGKRGYMGIATDFDLQGDYILQVNSKSPFGRSTPAQKQTGYHQVHQPWRQSSSNQGSRRQ; from the exons ATGAATCCTCTGCGCACCCTTTGCGTTATGGCCTGCCTTCTGGCGGTCGCCATGGGTAATCCCCAATCTGGTAACCGTTCCGGTCGCCGATCCAACTCCCTGGACAATGTGGAGCAGCCCAGCAACTGGGTCAATCCACGTGAAGTCGAGGAGCTGCCCAACCTGAAGGAGGTTACCCTTAAGAAGCTGCAGGAGATGAGCCTGGAGGAGGGCGCTACGCTGTTGGACAAGCTCT ACCATCTGTCCCAGTTCAACCATGTCTTCAAGCCCGATTACACCCCGGAACCCAGCCAGATCAGGGGCTACATTGTCGGCGAGCGCGGCCAGAAGATCGAGTTCAACCTGAACACTTTGGTGGAGAAGGTTAAGCGCCAGCAGAAGTTCGGCGACGATGAGGTCACCATCTTCATCCAGGGCCTGCCCGAGACCAACACCCAAGTGCAGAAGGCTACCAGGAAGCTGGTGCAGGCCTACCAGCAGCGTTACAACCTCCAGCCCTATGAGACCACCGACTACTCCAACGAGGAGCAGAGCCAGAGGAGTTCCAGCGAGGAGCAGCAAACGCAGCGCAGGAAGCAGAACGGTGAACAGGATGATACCAAGACCGGAGACCTGATTGTGATTCAGCTGGGCAATGCCATCGAGGACTTTGAGCAGTACGCCACCCTGAACATTGAGCGTCTGGGCGAGATCATTGGCAACCGTCTGGTTGAGCTGACCAACACCGTGAACGTGCCCCAAGAGATTATCCATCTGATTGGCTCTGGACCCGCTGCCCACGTTGCCGGAGTGGCTGGACGCCAGTTCACCCGTCAGACCGGACACAAGTTGCGCCGCATCACCGCCCTGGACCCCACTAAGATCTACGGCAAGCCCGAGGAGAGGCTGACCGGACTGGCCCGTGGTGATGCTGACTTCGTTGATGCCATCCACACCTCCGCCTACGGCATGGGTACCAGCCAGCGATTGGCCAACGTGGACTTCTTCCCCAACGGACCCTCGACCGGAGTGCCCGGAGCCGATAATGTCGTTGAGGCCACCATGCGTGCCACCCGCTACTTCGCCGAGTCCGTGCGTCCTGGAAACGAGAGGAACTTCCCCTCCGTGGCCGCCAGCTCGTACCAGGAGTACAAGCAGAACAAGGGCTATGGCAAGCGCGGCTACATGGGCATCGCTACCGATTTCGATCTGCAGGGCGATTACATTCTGCAGGTGAACTCGAAGAGCCCCTTCGGCAGGAGCACTCCCGCCCAGAAACAGACCGGCTACCACCAGGTCCACCAGCCCTGGCGCCAGTCCTCCTCCAACCAGGGTTCCCGCCGTCAGTAG
- the Yp1 gene encoding yolk protein 1, isoform A — protein sequence MNPMRVLSLLACLAVAALAKPNGRMDNSVNQALKPSQWLSGSQLEAIPALDDFTIERLENMNLERGAELLQQVYHLSQIHHNVEPNYVPSGIQVYVPKPNGDKTVAPLNEMIQRLKQKQNFGEDEVTIIVTGLPQTSETVKKATRKLVQAYMQRYNLQQQRQHGKNGNQDYQDQSNEQRKNQRTSSEEDYSEEVKNAKTQSGDIIVIDLGSKLNTYERYAMLDIEKTGAKIGKWIVQMVNELDMPFDTIHLIGQNVGAHVAGAAAQEFTRLTGHKLRRVTGLDPSKIVAKSKNTLTGLARGDAEFVDAIHTSVYGMGTPIRSGDVDFYPNGPAAGVPGASNVVEAAMRATRYFAESVRPGNERSFPAVPANSLQQYKQNDGFGKRAYMGIDTAHDLEGDYILQVNPKSPFGRNAPAQKQSSYHGVHQAWNTNQDSKDYQ from the exons ATGAACCCCATGAGAGTGCTGAGCCTTCTGGCTTGCTTGGCGGTCGCCGCCTTGGCCAAGCCCAATGGCCGTATGGACAACTCCGTCAACCAGGCATTGAAGCCGTCGCAGTGGCTCTCCGGATCCCAGCTGGAGGCCATTCCCGCCCTCGACGATTTCACCATTGAGCGTCTGGAGAACATGAACCTGGAGCGTGGCGCCGAGCTGCTGCAGCAAGTCT ACCACCTGTCGCAGATCCACCACAACGTTGAGCCCAACTATGTGCCCAGCGGCATCCAGGTCTATGTGCCCAAGCCCAATGGTGACAAGACCGTTGCTCCCCTGAACGAGATGATCCAGCGCctgaagcagaagcagaactTTGGTGAGGATGAGGTGACCATCATTGTGACCGGACTGCCCCAGACCAGCGAGACCGTGAAGAAGGCGACCAGGAAGCTGGTTCAGGCTTACATGCAGCGCTAcaatctgcagcagcagcgccagcacGGCAAGAACGGCAACCAGGACTACCAGGATCAGAGCAACGAACAGAGGAAGAACCAGAGGACCAGCAGCGAGGAGGACTACAGCGAGGAGGTTAAGAACGCCAAGACCCAAAGCGGCGACATCATTGTGATCGATTTGGGCTCCAAGCTGAACACCTATGAGCGTTATGCCATGCTCGACATTGAGAAGACCGGCGCCAAGATCGGCAAGTGGATCGTCCAGATGGTCAACGAGTTGGACATGCCCTTCGATACCATTCACCTGATTGGCCAGAATGTGGGTGCCCATGTTGCCGGTGCCGCTGCCCAGGAATTCACCCGTCTCACCGGACACAAGCTGCGCCGTGTCACCGGTCTGGATCCCTCCAAGATCGTGGCCAAGAGCAAGAACACCCTGACCGGTCTGGCTCGCGGTGATGCTGAATTCGTTGACGCCATCCACACCTCGGTCTACGGCATGGGCACCCCCATCCGCTCCGGTGATGTTGACTTCTATCCCAATGGACCTGCCGCCGGTGTTCCCGGAGCCAGCAACGTGGTGGAGGCCGCCATGCGTGCCACCCGCTACTTCGCCGAGTCCGTGCGTCCCGGAAACGAGAGGAGCTTCCCCGCCGTGCCAGCCAACTCCCTGCAGCAGTACAAGCAGAACGATGGATTCGGCAAGCGTGCCTACATGGGCATCGATACCGCTCACGATCTCGAGGGTGACTACATTCTGCAGGTGAACCCCAAGTCTCCTTTCGGCCGCAACGCACCCGCCCAGAAGCAGAGCAGCTACCACGGTGTCCACCAGGCGTGGAACACCAACCAGGACAGCAAGGACTACCAGTAA
- the CG15312 gene encoding uncharacterized protein, isoform F: MSSTSSSVLTLSSFNLLFFTQVLTVLSSTIKYNEYATDKGGNVSIPCIAQGNIMWVKEHGNNSTIVQTGRVLVLRNVSTTDAGIYVCFASVPRPSTTATSATTSPQNLQDKETRPLEDEDDGQGESVSPKDDQLKEAEMEEEVEYLAHQRTKLIVRTVPGPVSQLYFKASTILGFLIWRFNKTQSGGYPVRSFTAEYRNVSYKTPPANASFEHAWSRMDPINIAFNVRQMEVYRLAPNTTYEFRIWANNELGSGEVVTTNVTTLPETKEEASRTADQSLVAKVMGAVLAIRMLGRMTMTMWPCHFRAPSSLASTIERLRRRVCICHRSTTAIKTRATTISIIISRTSSSTTTTTYGGRTTMMTTTTRRSTNPPWSGSSVKSPSSSPDPPSSVFETYLSTNTGHQGCCIAA, translated from the exons ATGTCGTCCACTTCCAGCTCCGTGCTAACGTTGTCATCGTTTAATCTATTATTTTTCACCCAAG TGCTCACGGTACTCAGCTCGACGATCAAGTACAACGAATACGCGACGGACAAGGGCGGCAATGTGAGCATACCGTGCATAGCCCAGGGAAACATAATGTGGGTGAAAGAGCACGGCAACAACAGCACGATAGTTCAG ACTGGTCGTGTTCTCGTCCTGCGAAATGTGAGCACCACGGATGCGGGAATCTACGTATGCTTTGCGtcagtgccacgcccatcgacaacagcaacatcagcaactaCCTCACCGCAAAATCTGCAGGATAAAGAAACGCGGCCActggaggatgaggatgatggCCAAGGGGAAAGCGTATCCCCCAAGGATGACCAGCTGAAGGAAGCCGAAATGGAGGAGGAAGTGGAGTATCTAGCCCACCAGCGAACCAAGCTCATCGTTCGCACTGTTCCGGGTCCAGTGTCGCAGCTATACTTCAAGGCATCCACAATACTGGGTTTCCTCATCTGGCGCTTCAATAAGACTCAATCCGGTGGCTATCCGGTGCGCAGCTTTACGGCGGAGTACCGCAACGTCTCCTACAAGACGCCGCCGGCGAATGCCAGTTTCGAGCACGCCTGGAGCAGGATGGATCCGATCAACATAGCCTTTAATGTG CGCCAAATGGAGGTCTATCGCCTGGCACCCAACACCACCTATGAGTTTCGGATATGGGCCAACAATGAACTGGGCAGCGGCGAGGTGGTCACCACCAATGTGACCACGCTGCCGGAGACAAAGGAGGAGG CGAGTCGGACGGCGGACCAGAGCCTGGTGGCCAAGGTCATGGGGGCAGTGCTGGCGATCAGGATGCTGGGgaggatgacgatgacgatgtgGCCATGCCATTTCCGCGCACCATCATCTTTGGCCAGCACCATCGAACGCCTCCGCCGCCGCGTTTGCATTTGCCACCGCAGCACCACCGCCATCAAAACCAGAGCCACCACCATCAGTATCATCATCAGCagaaccagcagcagcaccaccaccaccacctacGGCGGcaggacgacgatgatgacgacgactaCGAGGAGGAGCACGAACCCACCATGGAGCGGTTCAAGCGTAAAGTCTCCGTCTTCTTCACCGGACCCACCATCAAGCGTATTTGAGACGTATTTGAGTACAAACACTGGTCACCAAGGTTGTTGCATTGCTGCTTGA
- the CG15312 gene encoding uncharacterized protein, isoform E, whose translation MSSTSSSVLTLSSFNLLFFTQVLTVLSSTIKYNEYATDKGGNVSIPCIAQGNIMWVKEHGNNSTIVQTGRVLVLRNVSTTDAGIYVCFASVPRPSTTATSATTSPQNLQDKETRPLEDEDDGQGESVSPKDDQLKEAEMEEEVEYLAHQRTKLIVRTVPGPVSQLYFKASTILGFLIWRFNKTQSGGYPVRSFTAEYRNVSYKTPPANASFEHAWSRMDPINIAFNVRQMEVYRLAPNTTYEFRIWANNELGSGEVVTTNVTTLPETKEEELQDGWDSIELIPNIILNPGFSESDGGPEPGGQGHGGSAGDQDAGEDDDDDVAMPFPRTIIFGQHHRTPPPPRLHLPPQHHRHQNQSHHHQYHHQQNQQQHHHHHLRRQDDDDDDDYEEEHEPTMERFKRKVSVFFTGPTIKRI comes from the exons ATGTCGTCCACTTCCAGCTCCGTGCTAACGTTGTCATCGTTTAATCTATTATTTTTCACCCAAG TGCTCACGGTACTCAGCTCGACGATCAAGTACAACGAATACGCGACGGACAAGGGCGGCAATGTGAGCATACCGTGCATAGCCCAGGGAAACATAATGTGGGTGAAAGAGCACGGCAACAACAGCACGATAGTTCAG ACTGGTCGTGTTCTCGTCCTGCGAAATGTGAGCACCACGGATGCGGGAATCTACGTATGCTTTGCGtcagtgccacgcccatcgacaacagcaacatcagcaactaCCTCACCGCAAAATCTGCAGGATAAAGAAACGCGGCCActggaggatgaggatgatggCCAAGGGGAAAGCGTATCCCCCAAGGATGACCAGCTGAAGGAAGCCGAAATGGAGGAGGAAGTGGAGTATCTAGCCCACCAGCGAACCAAGCTCATCGTTCGCACTGTTCCGGGTCCAGTGTCGCAGCTATACTTCAAGGCATCCACAATACTGGGTTTCCTCATCTGGCGCTTCAATAAGACTCAATCCGGTGGCTATCCGGTGCGCAGCTTTACGGCGGAGTACCGCAACGTCTCCTACAAGACGCCGCCGGCGAATGCCAGTTTCGAGCACGCCTGGAGCAGGATGGATCCGATCAACATAGCCTTTAATGTG CGCCAAATGGAGGTCTATCGCCTGGCACCCAACACCACCTATGAGTTTCGGATATGGGCCAACAATGAACTGGGCAGCGGCGAGGTGGTCACCACCAATGTGACCACGCTGCCGGAGACAAAGGAGGAGG AACTGCAAGATGGTTGGGACAGCATTGAGCTCATACCGAACATAATACTTAATCCCGGTTTCAGCGAGTCGGACGGCGGACCAGAGCCTGGTGGCCAAGGTCATGGGGGCAGTGCTGGCGATCAGGATGCTGGGgaggatgacgatgacgatgtgGCCATGCCATTTCCGCGCACCATCATCTTTGGCCAGCACCATCGAACGCCTCCGCCGCCGCGTTTGCATTTGCCACCGCAGCACCACCGCCATCAAAACCAGAGCCACCACCATCAGTATCATCATCAGCagaaccagcagcagcaccaccaccaccacctacGGCGGcaggacgacgatgatgacgacgactaCGAGGAGGAGCACGAACCCACCATGGAGCGGTTCAAGCGTAAAGTCTCCGTCTTCTTCACCGGACCCACCATCAAGCGTATTTGA
- the CG15312 gene encoding uncharacterized protein, isoform D, translating to MSSTSSSVLTLSSFNLLFFTQVLTVLSSTIKYNEYATDKGGNVSIPCIAQGNIMWVKEHGNNSTIVQTGRVLVLRNVSTTDAGIYVCFASVPRPSTTATSATTSPQNLQDKETRPLEDEDDGQGESVSPKDDQLKEAEMEEEVEYLAHQRTKLIVRTVPGPVSQLYFKASTILGFLIWRFNKTQSGGYPVRSFTAEYRNVSYKTPPANASFEHAWSRMDPINIAFNVRQMEVYRLAPNTTYEFRIWANNELGSGEVVTTNVTTLPETKEEDLIRLIKPDLDNFDPRIWIVAVSIVLGTLVILAIGLCIVLSKECYQSAQMELQDGWDSIELIPNIILNPGFSESDGGPEPGGQGHGGSAGDQDAGEDDDDDVAMPFPRTIIFGQHHRTPPPPRLHLPPQHHRHQNQSHHHQYHHQQNQQQHHHHHLRRQDDDDDDDYEEEHEPTMERFKRKVSVFFTGPTIKRI from the exons ATGTCGTCCACTTCCAGCTCCGTGCTAACGTTGTCATCGTTTAATCTATTATTTTTCACCCAAG TGCTCACGGTACTCAGCTCGACGATCAAGTACAACGAATACGCGACGGACAAGGGCGGCAATGTGAGCATACCGTGCATAGCCCAGGGAAACATAATGTGGGTGAAAGAGCACGGCAACAACAGCACGATAGTTCAG ACTGGTCGTGTTCTCGTCCTGCGAAATGTGAGCACCACGGATGCGGGAATCTACGTATGCTTTGCGtcagtgccacgcccatcgacaacagcaacatcagcaactaCCTCACCGCAAAATCTGCAGGATAAAGAAACGCGGCCActggaggatgaggatgatggCCAAGGGGAAAGCGTATCCCCCAAGGATGACCAGCTGAAGGAAGCCGAAATGGAGGAGGAAGTGGAGTATCTAGCCCACCAGCGAACCAAGCTCATCGTTCGCACTGTTCCGGGTCCAGTGTCGCAGCTATACTTCAAGGCATCCACAATACTGGGTTTCCTCATCTGGCGCTTCAATAAGACTCAATCCGGTGGCTATCCGGTGCGCAGCTTTACGGCGGAGTACCGCAACGTCTCCTACAAGACGCCGCCGGCGAATGCCAGTTTCGAGCACGCCTGGAGCAGGATGGATCCGATCAACATAGCCTTTAATGTG CGCCAAATGGAGGTCTATCGCCTGGCACCCAACACCACCTATGAGTTTCGGATATGGGCCAACAATGAACTGGGCAGCGGCGAGGTGGTCACCACCAATGTGACCACGCTGCCGGAGACAAAGGAGGAGG ATCTCATACGCCTTATAAAACCCGACCTAGACAATTTCGATCCACGCATTTGGATAGTGGCCGTCAGCATAGTGCTCGGAACCCTTGTGATATTAGCGATCGGACTCTGCATTGTGCTCTCCAAGGAGTGCTATCAGTCGGCGCAAATGG AACTGCAAGATGGTTGGGACAGCATTGAGCTCATACCGAACATAATACTTAATCCCGGTTTCAGCGAGTCGGACGGCGGACCAGAGCCTGGTGGCCAAGGTCATGGGGGCAGTGCTGGCGATCAGGATGCTGGGgaggatgacgatgacgatgtgGCCATGCCATTTCCGCGCACCATCATCTTTGGCCAGCACCATCGAACGCCTCCGCCGCCGCGTTTGCATTTGCCACCGCAGCACCACCGCCATCAAAACCAGAGCCACCACCATCAGTATCATCATCAGCagaaccagcagcagcaccaccaccaccacctacGGCGGcaggacgacgatgatgacgacgactaCGAGGAGGAGCACGAACCCACCATGGAGCGGTTCAAGCGTAAAGTCTCCGTCTTCTTCACCGGACCCACCATCAAGCGTATTTGA
- the Gr9a gene encoding gustatory receptor 9a — protein sequence MSLWLEHFLTGYFQLCGLVCGWSGSRLGRLLSSTFLVLILIELVGEIETYFTEENPDNESVPAYFAKVIMGVNMAYKMIHAWIALSALFECRRFRYLLEELPPVKATSFIYRHLILEIILFACNAFLVLSEYTIRGIYLENLRYAYSLQAVRARYLQMMVLVDRLDGKLEQLHHRVISGSSDYKTLRLDYAHLAKVTRSLSHLFGLSLLLLNVLCLGDWIIVCNVYFMVAYLQVLPATLFLFGQVMFVVCPTLIKIWSICAASHRCVSKSKHLQQQLKDLPGQTPVERSQIEGFALQIMQDPIQIDVCGIYHLNLQTLAGMFFFILEALVIFLQFVSLVRT from the exons ATGTCGCTGTGGCTGGAACACTTTCTAACTGGCTACTTTCAGCTATGCGGACTGGTCTGTGGCTGGAGTGGCAGTCGTTTGGGCCGCCTGTTGAGCAGTACCTTTCTGGTACTAATATTGATCGAACTGGTCGGTGAAATAGAAACCTACTTTACGGAAGAAAATCCAGATAATGAGTCCGTGCCCGCATATTTTGCAAAGGTCATCATGGGCGTTAATATGGCCTACAAAATGATCCATGCATGGATTGCGCTTTCGGCTCTATTCGAATGCCGGCGCTTTCGTTATCTGCTAGAGGAACTGCCTCCGGTCAAGGCGACATCCTTTATATATAGGCATTTGATCCTGGAAATCATACTATTTGCGTGCAATGCATTCCTCGTCTTATCCGAGTACACAATTCGTGGCATTTATTTGGAGAATCTACGGTATGCCTATAGCCTTCAGGCAGTTCGTGCACGTTATCTGCAAATGATGGTGCTGGTGGATCGTTTGGATGGCAAGCTGGAACAGCTGCATCATAGAGTCATATCCGGGTCCTCGGATTACAAAACTCTCAGACTGGACTATGCCCATCTGGCGAAAGTGACGCGTTCGTTGTCGCATCTATTCGGTCTCTCGTTGCTCCTGCTGAATGTCCTCTGTCTGGGCGACTGGATCATCGTTTGCAATGTGTACTTCATGGTTGCATATCTGCAGGTATTACCCGCCACCTTGTTCCTCTTTGGCCAGGTCATGTTCGTCGTGTGCCCCACCCTCATCAAAATCTGGAGCATCTGCGCCGCCTCTCATCGATGTGTGTCCAAG TCCAAACACCTGCAACAGCAACTTAAGGATCTACCAGGACAAACGCCCGTGGAAAGAAGTCAAATCGAGGGATTTGCCCTGCAGATCATGCAGGATCCCATACAGATCGATGTCTGCGGAATTTATCATCTCAATTTGCAGACTCTAGCGGGG ATGTTCTTCTTCATTCTGGAGGCCCTGGTTATATTCCTGCAGTTCGTGTCCCTTGTACGAACGTAG